A DNA window from Sphingopyxis macrogoltabida contains the following coding sequences:
- a CDS encoding TauD/TfdA dioxygenase family protein: MTISITPSGQACGARVTGVDLTRPLAPETVAAIRTAWLDHHVLAFPDQKISDDDLERFTGYFGGFGDDPFIRPIPGRAHIIAVKRKADETAPLFAENWHSDWSFQARPPAGTCLFGITIPPVGGNTEFANQHAALDAMPADLRARVEGLQAIHSARAGYAPQGMYGAKDTGRSMDIRSDDEALETQLHPFVRAHPETGRKGLFGCAGYIIGFDGLDDSQALPLLYELIQWQGREEFRYSHIWEPDMLIMWDNRSVLHRATGGYDGHDRLLHRTTIAAWDG; encoded by the coding sequence ATGACGATCAGCATCACCCCCAGCGGCCAGGCATGCGGTGCCCGTGTGACCGGCGTCGACCTCACCCGGCCACTCGCCCCCGAAACAGTCGCCGCGATCCGGACGGCATGGCTCGATCACCATGTCCTGGCGTTTCCCGACCAGAAGATAAGCGACGACGATCTCGAACGCTTTACCGGCTATTTCGGCGGTTTCGGCGACGATCCCTTCATCCGCCCGATCCCGGGCCGGGCGCATATCATCGCGGTAAAGCGCAAGGCCGACGAGACCGCACCGCTGTTCGCCGAAAACTGGCACAGCGACTGGAGCTTTCAGGCGCGACCGCCCGCTGGCACCTGCCTGTTCGGGATCACCATTCCGCCGGTTGGCGGCAATACCGAATTTGCCAATCAGCACGCGGCGCTCGACGCGATGCCCGCCGACCTCCGCGCCCGCGTCGAAGGATTGCAAGCCATTCACAGCGCCCGCGCCGGCTATGCGCCGCAGGGCATGTACGGCGCCAAGGACACAGGCCGCAGCATGGATATCCGCTCCGACGACGAAGCGCTCGAAACGCAGCTCCATCCCTTCGTCCGCGCGCATCCCGAAACGGGCCGCAAGGGGCTGTTCGGCTGCGCGGGCTATATCATCGGCTTCGACGGGCTCGACGACAGCCAAGCCCTGCCCCTGCTCTATGAACTGATCCAGTGGCAGGGGCGCGAGGAATTTCGCTACAGCCACATATGGGAACCCGATATGCTCATCATGTGGGACAATCGGTCGGTCCTCCACCGCGCGACCGGCGGTTATGACGGCCACGACCGCCTCCTCCACCGCACGACGATCGCGGCTTGGGACGGGTAG
- a CDS encoding glycine zipper 2TM domain-containing protein has translation MFLFKRLALTALIGASALAALPAEADARDRHHRHSYYSDRGNDRYRDYRRDYRRDYRRDYRRSHYRDRRYYNCRRGSGTTGLIVGGAAGALLGREVDRYGDRLPGTIIGGAAGALIGREIDRGGRRC, from the coding sequence ATGTTCCTGTTCAAGAGACTGGCGTTGACGGCGCTGATCGGTGCCAGTGCGCTCGCCGCGCTGCCCGCCGAAGCCGACGCGCGCGACCGCCACCATAGGCACAGCTATTACAGCGACCGCGGCAACGATCGTTATCGCGATTACCGCCGCGACTATCGGCGTGATTACCGCCGCGATTACCGGCGCAGCCACTATCGCGACCGCCGCTACTATAACTGCCGCCGCGGCAGCGGCACGACCGGCCTGATCGTCGGCGGCGCCGCTGGCGCCTTGCTCGGCCGCGAGGTCGACCGTTACGGCGACCGCCTGCCGGGCACGATCATCGGCGGGGCCGCCGGCGCGCTGATCGGCCGCGAGATCGATCGCGGCGGCCGCCGCTGCTGA
- a CDS encoding host attachment family protein: MTLPNNTLVLVADGRKALFLRNDGDEQRIDLRTASHRTREDRKDSDIKTDAAGQSPAPAGTGLPGGTMGETDFHQQEEDRFARELADKVNAMALAGEFDDLVVIAPARTMGELRPLWHKEVTARLAGEHVKEMTDRPIPDIEALLVGEAAPPS; encoded by the coding sequence ATGACCCTCCCCAATAACACCCTCGTCCTCGTCGCCGACGGCCGAAAGGCGCTGTTTCTGCGCAATGACGGCGATGAGCAGCGGATCGACCTGCGCACCGCGTCGCACCGGACCCGCGAGGACCGCAAGGATAGCGACATCAAGACCGACGCCGCAGGCCAGTCGCCCGCTCCGGCAGGTACCGGTCTGCCCGGCGGCACGATGGGCGAGACCGATTTCCACCAGCAGGAAGAAGACCGTTTCGCGCGCGAGCTTGCTGACAAGGTGAATGCGATGGCACTCGCCGGCGAGTTCGACGATCTGGTCGTGATCGCCCCGGCGCGCACGATGGGCGAGCTTCGCCCGCTGTGGCACAAGGAAGTAACCGCGCGCCTCGCGGGCGAGCATGTCAAGGAAATGACCGACCGGCCGATCCCCGATATCGAAGCTCTGCTCGTCGGCGAAGCCGCGCCGCCCTCCTGA
- a CDS encoding lysoplasmalogenase family protein, which produces MNGEMAWDRARWLWLLALVGGISFFVAVFLRLDGPAIWVWKTTGVAFLSAWAAANARNRDGWMIAAALGFGALGDFLLDAVGMMPGAAAFAVGHLIAITLYLGNRRTPMTGSQKLLATTVVPLALVIAWGLAKNAEAGLMGAAVGYTAIVAAMAATAWASRFPRYRTGIGAMLFLASDLFIFAGEGGALSKDITLWLVWPLYFAGQALIAWGVVSTLAQEARA; this is translated from the coding sequence ATGAACGGCGAAATGGCTTGGGACCGGGCGCGCTGGCTGTGGCTGCTCGCGCTCGTGGGCGGGATCAGCTTTTTCGTCGCGGTCTTTTTACGGCTCGACGGTCCGGCGATCTGGGTGTGGAAGACCACAGGGGTGGCGTTCCTCTCCGCCTGGGCGGCCGCCAATGCACGAAACCGCGACGGCTGGATGATCGCCGCGGCGCTCGGTTTCGGCGCGCTGGGCGACTTTCTGCTCGACGCGGTCGGGATGATGCCGGGCGCGGCGGCTTTCGCTGTTGGCCATCTGATCGCCATCACCTTGTATCTTGGCAATCGGCGCACTCCTATGACCGGGTCGCAAAAGCTGCTGGCCACAACCGTGGTGCCGCTGGCGCTGGTCATCGCCTGGGGGCTTGCGAAAAATGCCGAGGCCGGCCTCATGGGCGCCGCGGTCGGCTATACCGCGATCGTCGCGGCGATGGCTGCAACCGCATGGGCCAGTCGCTTTCCGCGCTATCGCACCGGCATCGGCGCGATGCTCTTTCTCGCCAGCGATCTGTTCATCTTTGCCGGGGAGGGCGGGGCGCTCTCGAAAGACATTACGCTATGGCTCGTCTGGCCGCTCTATTTCGCGGGGCAGGCGCTGATCGCATGGGGCGTCGTCAGCACGCTGGCCCAGGAAGCGCGGGCCTGA